Proteins encoded within one genomic window of Humulus lupulus chromosome 1, drHumLupu1.1, whole genome shotgun sequence:
- the LOC133833133 gene encoding uncharacterized protein LOC133833133, giving the protein MGLGDTIKDQNTEIKQKKAKAMIFLRHHLHEGLRSEYSTIKDPLTLWKNLKERYDHQKTVILPNAKNEWLHLRFLCNQQYRERNFKKYSELISYLLVAEQNNELLMKNHESRPTGCVPLPEANATISDNSSRGRGCGHNQSHGCGHGYNQSCDRGRNNVWHRNGQNNNSYTPMKSTTTENKGKGPQNNNRKNSKNLCFRCGMKGHWPHTCFMAKHLVDLYQASVKGKEKSIEANFAYQNDDIFKEPLDITHLDVADFFNEDPINSNMNIYNGDENVYN; this is encoded by the exons ATGGGTCTTGGAGACACCATCAAAGATCAAAATACtgaaataaaacaaaagaagGCCAAAGCTATGATTTTCCTCCGCCATCATCTCCATGAGGGGTTAAGGTCTGAATATTCAACGATAAAGGATCCTCTTACTCTTTGGAAAAATTTGAAAGAAAGATATGACCATCAGAAAACTGTCATACTGCCAAATGCTAAGAATGAATGGTTGCACCTGAGGTTTCTCTGCAAT CAGCAATATAGAGAacgaaattttaaaaaatattcagAATTGATTTCATATCTTCTAGTAGCAGAGCAAAATAATGAACTTTTGATGAAAAATCATGAATCTCGCCCAACTGGGTGTGTCCCACTCCCTGAAGCGAATGCTACAATATCTGACAATAGTAGTCGTGGTCGTGGTTGTGGCCATAATCAAAGTCATGGATGTGGTCATGGCTATAATCAAAGTTGCGATCGTGGTCGAAACAATGTTTGGCACCGTAATGGTCAGAATAACAACTCTTATACTCCAATGAAAAGCACAACTACTGAGAACAAGGGAAAAGGTCCTCAAAATAATAATCGTAAAAATTCTAAAAACTTATGTTTCAGATGTGGTATGAAAGGACACTGGCCACATACCTGTTTTATGGCAAAACACCTTGTTGATCTTTATCAAGCATCTGTGAAGGGGAAGGAGAAAAGTATAGAAGCAAACTTTGCCTATCAAAATGATGATATTTTCAAAGAGCCCTTGGATATTACACACTTGGATGTTGCAGATTTTTTTAATGAAGATCCCATTAATAGCAACATGAATATCTATAATGGAGATGAGAATGTCTACAATTAG